Proteins encoded in a region of the Ralstonia pseudosolanacearum genome:
- a CDS encoding ABC transporter substrate-binding protein → MTLKKLAGALMAAGLGLAASGAHAQVSGDKVKIGYITDLSGLYADIDGQGGVEAVKMAIEDAGGKVLGKPIELVTADHQNKADIAASKAREWMDQQGIDMLLGGTNSATSLAMSKVAAEKKRVFIGIGAGTARLTNEECTPYTIHYAYDTVALAKGTGSAVVKQGGKSWFFLTADYAFGHSLENDTAAVVKAHGGTVVGSVKHPLSASDFSSYLLQAQASKAQILGLANAGGDTINAIKAAKEFGITKTMKIAGLLMFINDVHSLGLQTAEGLLMTDSWYWDMNDATRKFAARYFSKMKKMPSSLQAADYSAVSNYIKTVAAAGTDDPDKVIAQLKKTQLNDFFSKGTIRADGRYVHDMYLMQVKTPAESKKPWDYMKIVATIPGDQAFTTPAESKCPLLKK, encoded by the coding sequence ATGACACTCAAGAAGCTGGCTGGTGCACTGATGGCGGCAGGACTGGGCCTCGCGGCATCCGGCGCGCATGCCCAGGTCTCGGGCGACAAGGTGAAGATCGGCTACATCACCGATCTCTCCGGCCTGTATGCCGACATCGACGGGCAGGGCGGCGTCGAGGCGGTCAAGATGGCGATCGAGGATGCGGGCGGCAAGGTGCTCGGCAAGCCGATCGAACTGGTCACGGCCGACCACCAGAACAAGGCCGACATCGCCGCTTCCAAGGCCCGCGAGTGGATGGACCAGCAGGGCATCGACATGCTGCTGGGCGGTACCAACTCGGCCACCTCGCTGGCGATGAGCAAGGTGGCGGCGGAGAAGAAGCGCGTCTTCATCGGCATCGGCGCCGGCACGGCCCGCCTGACCAACGAGGAGTGCACGCCGTACACGATCCACTATGCGTACGACACGGTGGCGCTGGCCAAGGGCACCGGCAGCGCGGTGGTCAAGCAGGGCGGCAAGTCGTGGTTCTTCCTGACCGCCGACTACGCCTTCGGCCATTCGCTGGAGAACGATACCGCCGCCGTGGTCAAGGCCCACGGCGGCACGGTGGTGGGCTCGGTCAAGCATCCGCTGTCGGCCTCGGACTTCTCGTCGTACCTGCTGCAGGCGCAGGCGTCCAAGGCGCAGATCCTGGGGCTGGCCAACGCGGGCGGCGACACCATCAACGCGATCAAGGCGGCCAAGGAGTTCGGCATCACCAAGACGATGAAGATCGCCGGCCTGCTGATGTTCATCAACGACGTGCACAGCCTCGGCCTGCAGACCGCCGAAGGCCTGCTGATGACCGACAGCTGGTACTGGGACATGAACGACGCCACCCGCAAGTTCGCCGCCCGGTACTTCTCCAAGATGAAGAAGATGCCGAGCAGCCTGCAGGCCGCCGACTACTCGGCCGTGTCGAACTACATCAAGACGGTGGCCGCGGCCGGCACGGATGACCCCGACAAGGTGATCGCGCAACTGAAGAAGACGCAGCTCAACGACTTCTTCTCCAAGGGCACGATCCGCGCCGATGGCCGCTATGTCCACGACATGTACCTGATGCAGGTGAAGACCCCGGCCGAGTCGAAGAAGCCGTGGGACTACATGAAGATCGTGGCGACCATTCCGGGCGACCAGGCGTTCACCACGCCGGCCGAGTCGAAGTGCCCGCTGCTCAAGAAGTAA